CCGAACGAGGCGGTTAATGTGCCGTCGATCTTCAAGCAGGCGAAGCGCGCCGCAATCCTGATGAGCCGGCTCGCCGCGGAGCCAAGATCCGGCCGCTAAAGCACGAAGTCGGTATCGACGAAGTCAACGATGCCGATGACCTTGATCTTGATGTCGGCAGTGCCGTCGCCGTAGACGAAGATGTTCCCGCCCGATTGTTCGTTGCGAAGCTCGCCTGCCGTGTACGTGAACGCTCCAGTTCCGGCGAACGAAAACACCTAGTCATCCGCTGCCAGCTCCTTGCGTCGATCTTTCTCACGTCGATCTTGCATGAAGCCGACTCGATGACGGTGAAATCCGTTCCTTCTTAATCGAGCTCGATCGCACGCGTTGTCGTACAAGTAGATTCTTACCGAACTCAAGGGTGGTGAACGCGTTCGCGCAGTGTCCCATATCGCTTGACAGCCGTAACAATCGGGAGCCTCTTCCAGGCTGGCCGTGTGCGTGCCGCCGCGGCCCGTGAGCCTCTGGGGGGAGGACGCAGATGCAACAAGCCGTGTCGGCGCGGGCGCCCGCGCACTTATGGATCGTCGGGATCCTGTCGTTCTTGTGGAACTGCTTTGGCGGTTACGACTACACGATGACGCGCCTCAAGAACACGAACTACCTCTCGCAGATGGGCGATCCCAATGTCATCCTTTCTTACGTGAATGGCATGCCGATGTACGCTCAGATCGGGTGGGGACTTGGCGTCTGGTGCGCGCTTCTGGGATCGGTGCTGTTGCTGACGCGCAGCCGCTACGCCGTGCATGCATTTGCAGTCTCGCTCGTCGGCGCGCTGCTGAGCTTTGGCGGACAATATCTCGGCCCGCCGCCGCCCGCGGAAATGAACTCCGGCGCGATGAAATACGTACCGATGCTGATCATTGCGCTCGCCATTGCGCAGCTTTGGTACGCTTGGCGCGAGGCGCGCGAAGTCGTGCTCCGCTAAGACCTAAGACGGCGGCCACTACGCCGCCGTCTCCCGACGCTTGTTGCGGCATTGCCGCAGTCTTCGAGAACCTGCGTCTTCGGGCGCAGTCCCGGCTTGCACCACTGTCAATAATGGCCACGATGCGCCCACGCTCGGGAAGGTTCGAGTGGGGGAGATAATCGACATGTTGAATGGGAAAGTTCGCGTTGCGCTTGCGTGCGCCTCGGTGATTGCGATGGGCGCAGCAGCGGCTCCCGCCTCCGCGGAGCAGATCGACAGGATCGTGGCATTTGGCGACAGCTATGCCGACACCGGCAATGCATTCGCGCTTGGCTACGCCAATCCGCAGGCGCTTGCGGTTTATTCGACCGGCCGCTTCTCCGGCGGCAGCAACTACATCGATACACTCTCCAACATCCTCCAAGTGCCGGTACAGGATTTCGCCATCGGCGGCGCGTTCGGCGGCACTAACAATGGCACGCTCTGCTTCGACGCGGTCTACGGCGCACCGTTGTGCGGCAAGGGCCTGCAATATGAGGTCGATCAGTTCCTTGGTGTCGGCACGCAGTCGCCGGTGTTTCCCAACGCATCGACAACGCTGACCGAGCATGACCTCCTCGCCGTTTCCATCGGCGGCAATGATGCGCGCATCTATCAGCAGGGCGGCGGCACGCTCGCCAGCGCCGCTGCCGCAGGCACGGCCGCCGCGGCGGGCACGGCGGTGCAGCTCAATAGGCTCGTCGCGCAGGGGGATCCAACGATCAGCTTCCTCGCGCTGAACGGCGCCGTTGCGCCGGAAGTCGCCGGCAATCCGGCCGCGCAGCAGATTAGGGGCACCTTCTCGACGGCATATTATACTTCGCTGCAATCCACGCTCGCGGGCTATGCGGCGAACGGCTCCGTCGTCCATTACCTGGACGGCCAGATCCTGCTGCAGAACGTGTCGGCGGATCCGGCCGCTTACGGGATCACCAAGGGGCTGGTTTGCCCGATCTTTCCGAACACGACCTGCGTCGTCGATTCAAGCGGTTACCTGTTTTACGGCGATGCGCTTCACCTGACCTCGCAAGGCTTCGCAATCGTCGCCCGCTATGTAGCTGTTCAGCTCGATGCCCCGATGACGCTGCAAGCGCCAGGCGATCTCGGCGTTGCGACTGCGCGTCAGTTCGGACGGACGCTTTCCAGCCGCTCGGATCTCTACGGGCGGAGCACGATTACG
This portion of the Sphingomonas limnosediminicola genome encodes:
- a CDS encoding autotransporter domain-containing protein, which translates into the protein MLNGKVRVALACASVIAMGAAAAPASAEQIDRIVAFGDSYADTGNAFALGYANPQALAVYSTGRFSGGSNYIDTLSNILQVPVQDFAIGGAFGGTNNGTLCFDAVYGAPLCGKGLQYEVDQFLGVGTQSPVFPNASTTLTEHDLLAVSIGGNDARIYQQGGGTLASAAAAGTAAAAGTAVQLNRLVAQGDPTISFLALNGAVAPEVAGNPAAQQIRGTFSTAYYTSLQSTLAGYAANGSVVHYLDGQILLQNVSADPAAYGITKGLVCPIFPNTTCVVDSSGYLFYGDALHLTSQGFAIVARYVAVQLDAPMTLQAPGDLGVATARQFGRTLSSRSDLYGRSTITPGLNLYAIGDAFQRDIGGSDRNSPFDITGAGATIGAEYSMPMGIVGVAGNYSQPRVRFGDDAARINAHSWQIGAYGSLSSGGIFGQGYVGYGKDKNRITRTGVVEDMTASTSGNHWIAGAKAGYLANFGELEVGPIVALDYAHAKVDGYTENGDAALTLNVDGQTLKSLTGQAGVELRGNLAGVKPFLAVTAEHEFEGDSRVLHFSQTSAPIIVNHWGLSGQKDTYARVAAGIAATVGSGVSLDSTVSATLGNNESREVSGNVSVRVGF